Proteins found in one uncultured Desulfuromonas sp. genomic segment:
- a CDS encoding pitrilysin family protein, whose protein sequence is MVEKSILPNGIRVLTENIPQAHSVSIGIWVVNGSRHESLEQAGISHFVEHMLFKGSANCSTLDISKKVDALGGPLNGFTGREYSCLHLRTLPEKLSLAINLMAELLLKTCYDPDEVEKERRVILQEIERLNASPDEKVHDLFSQTFWPDSALGRPVLGTVESVQKITRDALVHFTRERYINSSLIISIAGNVGHGQVLEHVITAFAPVSALCPLTEQAEPLPVKAVSLELLPATQAHICLGTEALSQSHPNRFAGMLLNAVLGGGMSSRLFQSLREENGLVYATYSYLNSHSDSGAMVSYATTSANQVGEVVGLILEQLDYLRHHAVSAEELDAVRQRLQDRLEMSLDSTYSRMERMALSEIFQGEYVSVRSVMRELAKVTPDNLCKLAHYLMSNDSLCLCVIGDVDDQAEKLQNISF, encoded by the coding sequence GGGTATCTCCCATTTTGTTGAGCATATGTTGTTTAAAGGTTCGGCAAATTGTTCAACCTTGGATATCTCGAAAAAAGTCGATGCTCTGGGTGGGCCTCTCAATGGCTTTACCGGAAGAGAATACAGCTGCCTCCACTTGAGAACCTTGCCGGAAAAGCTTTCTCTGGCCATTAATCTGATGGCAGAGCTGTTGTTGAAGACCTGTTATGATCCAGATGAAGTGGAGAAGGAACGACGCGTTATACTTCAGGAAATCGAGCGACTTAACGCCTCTCCAGATGAAAAAGTCCATGATCTGTTTTCCCAGACTTTTTGGCCGGACAGTGCTTTAGGCCGTCCGGTTTTAGGAACGGTGGAATCTGTTCAAAAAATCACCCGTGACGCGTTGGTTCACTTTACCCGCGAACGCTACATCAATTCCAGTCTGATCATCAGTATTGCCGGTAATGTCGGCCATGGACAGGTGCTTGAACACGTGATTACGGCATTTGCTCCGGTTTCTGCGTTGTGCCCGTTGACGGAACAGGCTGAGCCGTTGCCGGTAAAAGCGGTGAGTCTGGAGCTTTTGCCGGCAACGCAAGCCCATATCTGTCTCGGAACTGAAGCGCTCTCGCAATCACATCCTAATCGGTTTGCCGGCATGCTGCTTAATGCTGTTCTGGGTGGAGGGATGAGTTCCCGTCTGTTTCAGTCGTTGCGTGAGGAAAATGGCCTCGTCTACGCGACTTATAGTTACCTCAATTCTCATTCTGATTCGGGGGCGATGGTCTCTTACGCCACGACATCGGCAAACCAGGTCGGAGAGGTGGTCGGTTTGATTCTCGAACAACTTGACTATTTGCGTCATCATGCCGTTTCAGCCGAAGAACTGGATGCCGTGCGTCAGCGACTGCAGGATCGTTTAGAAATGTCTCTGGACAGTACCTACAGCCGAATGGAACGGATGGCGTTAAGTGAGATCTTTCAGGGGGAATATGTTTCTGTGCGCAGTGTGATGCGCGAGTTGGCCAAAGTTACCCCGGATAATTTGTGTAAATTGGCCCATTACCTGATGAGTAATGATTCTTTATGCTTGTGTGTTATCGGCGATGTTGACGATCAAGCGGAAAAATTGCAAAATATCAGTTTTTAA
- the dut gene encoding dUTP diphosphatase, whose product MSESVCVQFKKLDPRAKIPQYMTTQAAGLDLCAVLDAPLHIAPGQRVLVSTGLAMALPVGFEGQVRPRSGLAWRDGVTLVNTPGTIDADYRGEVKIILINHGSEQVTIKHEERIAQLIIAPIVQARLCEVETLDETDRDHGGFGHTGRG is encoded by the coding sequence ATGTCAGAGTCGGTGTGTGTTCAATTCAAAAAGCTCGATCCCCGAGCTAAAATTCCTCAGTATATGACAACTCAGGCGGCTGGACTCGATTTGTGCGCCGTTCTTGATGCGCCTCTGCACATAGCTCCGGGACAACGTGTACTCGTTTCAACCGGTTTGGCCATGGCTCTGCCCGTTGGATTTGAAGGACAGGTGCGGCCGCGTTCGGGATTGGCTTGGCGCGATGGCGTGACATTGGTAAACACGCCGGGAACCATTGATGCCGATTACCGTGGTGAAGTAAAAATTATTCTCATCAATCATGGCTCCGAACAGGTGACGATCAAGCATGAGGAGCGCATTGCCCAATTGATCATTGCCCCGATTGTTCAGGCCAGACTGTGTGAAGTTGAGACATTGGATGAGACGGACCGCGATCATGGCGGATTCGGTCATACAGGAAGAGGTTGA
- a CDS encoding DUF493 domain-containing protein has translation MVVLNSQGDETLQEYPCDYMFKAFGPSAPEHRFAEKVHSAVNQVLPVAQDAIKQRPSTKGVYVCVSVLTYLHNEQQRQEIYRLLQNIDGLKYLL, from the coding sequence ATGGTTGTGTTAAACAGTCAGGGTGATGAAACTCTGCAGGAATATCCCTGTGATTACATGTTCAAGGCGTTTGGTCCCAGTGCGCCGGAGCATCGGTTTGCCGAAAAGGTGCACAGTGCCGTCAATCAGGTCTTGCCTGTGGCCCAAGACGCTATAAAACAACGCCCCAGCACCAAAGGGGTTTATGTCTGTGTCTCGGTATTGACCTACTTGCACAATGAACAGCAACGTCAGGAGATCTATCGTCTGCTGCAGAACATTGACGGGTTGAAATATCTGCTATGA
- a CDS encoding L-threonylcarbamoyladenylate synthase, translating to MMLSINPDNPQQRYIDQVVECLRRDGVIAYPTDTIYGVGCDIFNKKGIKKIYQLKRRDAKKPFSFICSDLSEISKYAHVSNMAFKIMKRHLPGPYTFVLDASRVVPDLMMTKQRTVGIRMPDNAITLEIVRQLGHPLVTTSANISGDETYQDPSLIHDDWGNHLDMVVDGGLLYGDPSTVISLRNDQIEVLRQGCGPTDWIHQL from the coding sequence ATGATGCTTTCAATTAATCCAGATAATCCTCAACAGCGCTATATTGATCAAGTGGTCGAGTGTCTGAGGCGCGATGGGGTCATCGCCTATCCTACCGATACCATCTATGGGGTGGGCTGCGACATTTTCAATAAAAAAGGGATCAAAAAGATTTATCAGCTTAAACGTCGCGATGCCAAAAAACCGTTTTCGTTTATCTGTTCCGATCTATCGGAAATCTCTAAATATGCGCATGTCAGTAATATGGCGTTCAAGATCATGAAACGCCATCTTCCCGGCCCCTATACGTTTGTTCTCGATGCCTCACGTGTTGTTCCTGACCTGATGATGACCAAGCAACGCACCGTCGGTATTCGAATGCCGGATAATGCCATCACTCTGGAGATCGTTCGTCAGCTTGGCCATCCGTTGGTTACCACCAGTGCCAATATTTCCGGCGATGAAACCTACCAGGACCCCAGCCTGATTCATGATGACTGGGGAAACCATCTTGACATGGTTGTCGATGGCGGGTTGCTTTATGGCGATCCTTCAACCGTGATCAGCTTGCGTAATGACCAGATTGAAGTGCTGCGCCAGGGCTGTGGACCGACTGACTGGATTCACCAATTGTAA
- a CDS encoding cytochrome ubiquinol oxidase subunit I produces MAVTHVFVSHFAVGGGLYLVMTEHKARRENDDQLLEFVKKHAKFFMLLTMVFGGVTGVGIWFTIGLIQPDATSKLIHTFVFGWAAEWVWFLVEIIALIIYYYKFDTMDERTHLKVGWIYFAAAWLSLFLINGIIGFMLTPGEWVNNHQFFSGFFNPTFWPSLWFRFAISTLLAGVFAFFTTAFIDVESFRIKMTRYSSLWCLLSLVVVIPTGYWYLQVLPSGPQEIFTASPTIKAMVKLGAFSAAGFIVFLTLFTLIKPRWHNLITAVVVAVCAFGMMGSFEWIREADRRPFVIHEMLYSNGIPVDQVEQLNEGFLAQAKWSSIKVIDADNVQQAGAELFKLQCYACHTLDGINNDIRSRTATINFNGMVKYLSTMHQRRPFMPPFVGNELEKKALASYLVGTLHGKETHVFDEPELTINLGQKMLDDECTVCHGVDLVMEWGESLSAEEVRSGLLNLSQIDSSMDDFSGTPEELAAVVATIKGETTPTVSAPLSGKSLLEEECSMCHGTDIIYDWAAPLSPDDVRHGLLTLSQIDSSMEDFSGTPEELAALIMALKGMMAEPAVSAQAILNDECSMCHSADLVIEWAAVLNREEINHDLKHLSEIDSSMENLTDHDEVDALTDYLVNQAKGGTQ; encoded by the coding sequence ATGGCGGTTACACACGTATTTGTGTCGCACTTTGCTGTCGGCGGTGGCCTTTATCTGGTCATGACTGAACATAAGGCACGGCGTGAAAATGATGACCAGTTGCTTGAGTTTGTCAAAAAACACGCCAAATTCTTTATGCTGCTGACCATGGTTTTTGGTGGCGTGACCGGGGTTGGAATTTGGTTTACCATCGGTCTGATCCAACCGGATGCGACTTCCAAGCTGATCCATACGTTTGTTTTCGGCTGGGCGGCGGAATGGGTGTGGTTTCTGGTCGAAATCATCGCTCTGATCATCTACTACTACAAATTTGACACCATGGATGAGCGGACGCATCTCAAGGTGGGGTGGATTTATTTTGCCGCTGCCTGGTTGAGTTTGTTCCTGATCAACGGGATTATCGGTTTCATGCTGACTCCCGGCGAATGGGTCAATAACCATCAGTTCTTCTCCGGATTCTTTAATCCGACGTTCTGGCCGTCATTGTGGTTTCGCTTTGCCATTTCCACTTTGTTAGCCGGTGTTTTTGCGTTTTTTACCACCGCGTTTATCGATGTCGAATCTTTTCGCATCAAGATGACCCGCTATTCGTCGTTATGGTGTCTGCTGTCGCTCGTCGTGGTTATTCCCACCGGCTATTGGTATCTGCAGGTTTTGCCTTCCGGACCGCAGGAAATTTTCACGGCGTCACCGACAATCAAAGCGATGGTCAAGCTTGGAGCGTTCAGCGCTGCTGGATTCATTGTCTTTCTCACTCTGTTTACCTTGATAAAGCCGCGTTGGCACAATCTGATCACTGCTGTCGTGGTTGCTGTGTGTGCTTTTGGCATGATGGGATCGTTTGAGTGGATCCGCGAAGCGGACCGCCGTCCCTTTGTCATTCATGAAATGCTCTATTCCAACGGCATTCCCGTCGATCAGGTTGAACAGCTCAATGAGGGCTTTTTGGCTCAAGCGAAATGGAGTTCCATTAAGGTGATTGATGCCGACAACGTGCAGCAGGCTGGAGCTGAATTGTTCAAGCTGCAATGTTATGCCTGCCATACGCTGGATGGCATTAATAATGACATCCGCTCACGGACGGCGACGATCAACTTTAACGGCATGGTTAAGTATCTCTCTACCATGCATCAGCGGCGTCCGTTTATGCCGCCCTTTGTTGGAAATGAGCTTGAGAAAAAGGCTCTGGCCTCCTATCTGGTCGGTACTCTGCACGGCAAAGAGACCCATGTCTTTGACGAACCGGAACTGACAATTAATCTTGGCCAGAAAATGCTTGACGATGAATGCACTGTTTGCCACGGCGTTGATCTGGTCATGGAGTGGGGTGAGTCGCTTAGTGCTGAAGAGGTGCGTTCCGGGCTGCTCAATCTGAGTCAGATTGACAGCTCCATGGATGATTTTTCCGGAACCCCGGAAGAGCTGGCTGCCGTGGTTGCCACGATCAAGGGGGAAACCACTCCCACAGTATCGGCTCCACTCTCAGGCAAGAGTTTGCTCGAAGAGGAATGCAGTATGTGTCACGGTACGGATATTATTTACGACTGGGCTGCCCCTCTGAGTCCGGATGACGTGCGCCATGGATTGCTGACTCTGAGCCAGATCGATAGCTCCATGGAAGACTTCAGCGGCACGCCTGAAGAACTTGCTGCATTGATCATGGCATTAAAAGGCATGATGGCGGAGCCTGCGGTGTCAGCGCAAGCCATTCTCAATGACGAATGCAGCATGTGTCACAGTGCTGATCTGGTCATTGAGTGGGCTGCAGTATTAAATCGCGAGGAGATTAATCACGATTTGAAGCATCTCAGCGAGATCGACAGCTCCATGGAAAATTTGACCGATCATGATGAAGTGGACGCCTTAACAGACTATCTGGTCAATCAGGCCAAAGGAGGAACACAATGA
- a CDS encoding cytochrome c biogenesis protein CcdA, with protein sequence MLNEAANIPTFSVAFSAGLLSFFSPCVLPLIPSFITYITGISFGELKQDHPSSKLRWQVASHSLAFVLGFSTVFILLGIIAGSLNQAMQDWLIWLQRGGGLMIFLFGIHMTGLFHFGVLLGDKRITIRNKPSGYFGSFLVGVAFSAGWSPCVGPILMAIFILAAGTSSDTAQAVLLLCCYSAGLGIPFMLSGLLFHGFINVFNRFKKHIRIMEIITGVLMIVVGVMLFFNMFSELSSYLYQWIPIE encoded by the coding sequence ATGTTAAATGAAGCAGCAAATATCCCTACGTTTTCCGTGGCGTTCAGTGCCGGGCTCCTGTCATTTTTTTCCCCCTGCGTACTGCCGTTGATCCCGTCATTTATTACCTATATCACCGGTATTTCATTTGGCGAGTTAAAACAGGATCACCCCAGTTCAAAACTTCGTTGGCAGGTTGCCAGCCATTCACTGGCCTTTGTTCTTGGCTTCAGCACGGTCTTTATCCTGCTGGGGATTATTGCAGGCTCACTGAACCAAGCCATGCAGGATTGGTTGATCTGGCTGCAACGCGGTGGCGGTCTGATGATCTTCCTGTTCGGTATTCACATGACCGGTTTGTTTCATTTCGGCGTACTGCTCGGAGACAAACGGATCACCATCCGTAACAAGCCCAGTGGCTATTTCGGCAGCTTTCTTGTCGGTGTCGCTTTTTCCGCCGGATGGAGCCCCTGTGTCGGCCCCATTCTCATGGCAATTTTTATCCTGGCAGCGGGAACTTCCAGTGATACGGCCCAGGCAGTCCTGCTATTGTGCTGTTACTCCGCCGGACTCGGCATCCCATTTATGCTTTCAGGATTGCTGTTCCACGGCTTCATCAACGTATTTAACCGCTTTAAAAAGCACATCAGAATCATGGAAATCATCACAGGCGTCCTTATGATCGTAGTTGGCGTCATGTTGTTCTTCAACATGTTCAGCGAGCTGTCCAGCTATCTCTATCAATGGATACCGATAGAATAA
- a CDS encoding response regulator, with translation MKIALVVDDEPLIRRKVSELLENYGFDQIVEAENGQEALLLAVTHKPVLIVMDVTMPVMNGINAAKKIGIEAPAPIVLLTGNTDAQTIAEARDAGVMSYLVKPFRDEQLYPAVELAMHQYMAVTSLQDQVTKLEETLETRKLVDKAKGVLMGTGLSEPEAYRKMQKLAMSKRKTLKQVAEAILMMAD, from the coding sequence ATGAAAATCGCACTGGTTGTTGATGATGAACCGTTGATTCGCCGTAAAGTTTCAGAATTGTTGGAAAATTATGGCTTTGATCAAATCGTTGAAGCAGAGAATGGTCAGGAAGCCCTGTTGCTTGCGGTGACTCATAAACCGGTTTTGATCGTCATGGATGTGACCATGCCTGTCATGAACGGAATCAATGCTGCTAAAAAAATAGGCATTGAGGCACCGGCGCCGATTGTTTTATTGACCGGCAACACCGATGCGCAAACCATTGCAGAGGCACGTGATGCCGGTGTAATGAGTTACCTGGTTAAACCGTTTCGCGACGAGCAGCTCTATCCGGCGGTTGAACTGGCCATGCACCAATATATGGCAGTAACATCTCTACAGGACCAAGTCACTAAGCTCGAAGAAACGCTGGAGACACGAAAGCTGGTGGACAAGGCCAAAGGTGTGTTAATGGGCACGGGGCTGAGCGAACCCGAAGCCTATCGCAAAATGCAGAAACTGGCGATGAGTAAGCGGAAAACGTTAAAGCAGGTGGCTGAAGCTATCCTGATGATGGCAGACTGA
- a CDS encoding NAD(+)--dinitrogen-reductase ADP-D-ribosyltransferase, translating to MGVLALNRCNHPPWAIASYYFNREPKPIEISGVRHAHHGLFERLSRIATMKDRAQQLYDYMDVTFQLHQWQREETRSSQKSLKNSYLRFLRGWMFDSNSIEGAVLKGWVESRIGLSPTFHNVPIPTMECEGYLQYLKDRMKGAARTNAINEQLDILYEYVQAELACRFPEQLWRTLYRGINDFEEHQIVEQQSKRRYLIQLNNLNSFTTDFERAWEFGSRVMVAKVPLCKVLFQSDMFPSSLLKGEDEVMVIGGQFEVEIQIGG from the coding sequence ATGGGGGTTCTGGCGCTTAATCGTTGCAATCATCCGCCCTGGGCGATTGCCTCCTACTATTTCAATCGTGAACCAAAACCGATTGAGATCTCCGGCGTGCGTCATGCTCACCATGGATTGTTTGAACGATTGAGCCGCATTGCAACCATGAAAGACAGGGCACAGCAACTGTATGACTATATGGATGTGACGTTTCAGTTGCATCAATGGCAGCGTGAAGAAACCCGCTCCAGTCAGAAGAGCCTTAAAAACAGTTATCTGCGCTTTTTACGCGGCTGGATGTTTGATTCAAACTCTATTGAGGGGGCTGTGCTTAAAGGATGGGTGGAAAGTCGTATCGGTCTTTCCCCCACCTTTCACAATGTGCCGATTCCCACGATGGAATGCGAAGGCTATTTGCAATACCTTAAAGACCGCATGAAGGGTGCGGCACGCACCAATGCCATCAATGAGCAACTGGATATTCTTTATGAATATGTTCAGGCCGAATTGGCCTGCCGGTTTCCTGAGCAGCTATGGCGTACCCTGTATCGCGGTATTAATGATTTTGAAGAACATCAGATTGTTGAACAACAGTCGAAACGACGTTACCTGATACAATTGAACAACCTCAACTCTTTTACGACGGATTTTGAACGTGCCTGGGAATTCGGCAGCCGGGTTATGGTGGCCAAAGTTCCTTTGTGTAAAGTCCTTTTCCAAAGTGATATGTTTCCGTCCTCCCTGCTCAAGGGCGAGGACGAAGTGATGGTCATTGGTGGCCAGTTTGAAGTGGAGATCCAAATCGGTGGATAA
- a CDS encoding ATP-binding protein translates to MDNCSKQTTQKENSQEQKLLRAYHAIGDELISLTSLPELLNKILEISKNVFQFENAIMRLVSDDGTELVLAASYGYPDPALKRKLQMGEGIMGRVAASAAPVLIDNVTQDHDYIPGIPDARSALCVPLVARDRVIGVFNVESHQESSFHSGDVAPLMTMAAQAAIAIENARLYERTSQLTERFRQLHQFNDRILQSTTLGIYTLDANLCITSWNKRMEKASGMTENQVLGRPLLTLFPVLAEEGFDDRLNRVLKTGKPEKLQLIHYNLQGQRRVQKRRLSPLKDGDVTTGVVIVVEDITEFKGLLDQMIQSEKLAEIGRLSSGVAHEINNPLEVISYSAQLLLREESLSDFHQELLTRIGSEVERLQALTSGLLGFSRSGSMKKSRIDVNEVLEQVLTFIGYQIQRGQHEVVRNFGEVPAIMADPNQLKQVYINLIMNAVQAMKTPGTITLTTRALAYGVEIDIADTGDGVEEELRDKIFEPFYTTKPEGEGTGLGLYLCRKIMSDHEGSLNFESTRGEGSRFILRLPLRTR, encoded by the coding sequence GTGGATAACTGTTCGAAACAGACAACGCAAAAAGAGAACTCTCAAGAACAGAAACTTCTTCGCGCTTACCATGCCATTGGCGATGAACTGATTTCCCTGACATCTCTTCCTGAGCTGCTCAATAAAATTCTTGAGATTTCCAAGAATGTTTTTCAATTCGAAAATGCCATCATGCGTCTGGTGTCTGATGATGGTACCGAATTGGTCCTGGCCGCCTCATACGGCTATCCTGACCCGGCATTAAAACGCAAGCTGCAGATGGGCGAGGGAATTATGGGCCGTGTTGCCGCCAGTGCTGCTCCGGTGTTGATCGATAATGTGACGCAGGACCATGACTATATCCCCGGTATTCCTGATGCGCGCAGTGCCTTGTGTGTCCCGTTAGTTGCCCGTGACCGGGTGATCGGTGTGTTTAATGTTGAAAGCCATCAGGAGAGTTCATTTCACTCCGGCGATGTTGCGCCGCTGATGACCATGGCGGCCCAGGCGGCCATCGCCATTGAAAATGCGCGCCTCTATGAACGCACCAGCCAGTTGACGGAACGTTTTCGTCAACTCCATCAATTCAATGATCGCATTTTGCAAAGCACCACGTTAGGGATTTACACCCTTGATGCCAATCTGTGTATCACGTCGTGGAACAAGCGCATGGAAAAAGCCAGTGGCATGACGGAGAATCAGGTTCTTGGTCGCCCTTTGTTAACGCTGTTCCCTGTGCTCGCCGAAGAGGGCTTTGATGACCGGCTTAACCGGGTGTTGAAAACCGGCAAGCCGGAGAAGTTGCAACTGATTCATTACAATCTTCAGGGGCAGCGCCGTGTTCAGAAGCGACGTCTTAGTCCATTAAAAGACGGTGATGTGACCACCGGCGTGGTGATTGTTGTCGAAGACATTACTGAGTTCAAGGGGTTGCTCGACCAGATGATCCAATCTGAAAAACTTGCAGAGATTGGTCGGCTGTCCAGTGGGGTTGCTCATGAAATCAATAATCCGCTGGAAGTGATCTCCTACAGTGCGCAACTGTTGCTGCGTGAAGAGAGCCTGTCCGATTTTCATCAAGAGCTTTTGACCCGTATCGGCAGTGAGGTGGAGCGTCTTCAGGCTTTGACCAGTGGTCTGCTTGGTTTTTCCCGTAGCGGCAGCATGAAAAAATCGCGCATTGATGTCAATGAGGTTCTGGAACAGGTTCTGACCTTTATTGGCTACCAGATTCAGCGCGGACAGCATGAGGTGGTGCGGAACTTCGGTGAGGTGCCGGCGATTATGGCGGATCCCAATCAGCTCAAACAGGTGTATATCAATCTGATTATGAATGCGGTTCAGGCCATGAAGACACCGGGAACCATTACTTTAACAACGCGGGCATTGGCTTACGGCGTAGAAATTGATATTGCCGACACCGGTGATGGGGTAGAAGAAGAGCTTCGTGACAAGATTTTCGAACCCTTTTACACCACTAAACCGGAAGGTGAGGGCACCGGTCTGGGACTTTATCTGTGCCGCAAGATCATGTCGGACCACGAAGGCTCACTCAATTTTGAATCAACTCGTGGCGAAGGCAGTCGCTTCATTCTCCGTCTGCCATTGAGGACTCGATAA
- a CDS encoding P-II family nitrogen regulator, which translates to MKKIECIIKPFKLDDVKNAITELGIAGMTVSEVRGFGRQKGHSELYRGAEYQIDFIPKVKIELVVSDDQVSDLVASIQKAACTGRIGDGKIFVVPVEESVRIRTGETADDSL; encoded by the coding sequence ATGAAGAAAATTGAATGCATCATTAAGCCATTCAAGCTCGATGACGTGAAAAATGCGATTACCGAACTCGGGATTGCGGGAATGACGGTCAGTGAAGTAAGAGGCTTTGGCCGTCAGAAAGGGCATAGCGAACTTTATCGCGGTGCTGAATATCAGATCGATTTTATCCCCAAGGTGAAAATCGAACTGGTTGTTTCTGATGATCAGGTGTCGGATCTGGTCGCATCGATTCAGAAAGCCGCCTGCACAGGTCGCATCGGTGACGGCAAGATCTTTGTTGTGCCCGTCGAGGAATCCGTACGGATTCGTACCGGTGAGACTGCTGACGATTCGCTGTAA
- a CDS encoding ammonium transporter, whose product MKKLKLLTLVALLVALPSLALAEEEAVSEMTYILNTFSFLISGVLVMWMAAGFAMLEAGLVRSKNVATICLKNIALFGIAGILFYLIGYNLMYMNVDGGFMGSFAVWGADDAAALAGDYSAGYSAGSDWFFQMVFCGAACSVVSGCVAERIKLWSFLIFCVVLTGIIYPIQGSWGWGGGWLSAMGFSDYAGSTLVHSCGGWAALTGAIILGARKGKYSKDGRVNPIPGSNIPMATIGTFILWMGWFGFNGGSALALGVASSAIEQGGVYINTNLAACGGMIAAMIAVQIMYKKTDVTMALNGALAGLVSITAGPAAPSPGAAILIGAVGGVLVVLAVPFFDKLKIDDVVGALSVHLVCGIWGTLAVPFCDDGTSFMTQLIGVVSIGAFVVVTSSIVWLAIKFTIGVRCDEEDEYRGLDIAEIGVEAYPDFQAITNKR is encoded by the coding sequence ATGAAGAAGTTGAAATTACTTACTCTGGTGGCTCTGCTTGTCGCACTCCCTTCTCTAGCTCTGGCCGAAGAAGAAGCCGTCTCGGAAATGACTTATATCCTGAACACCTTTTCTTTCCTGATCAGCGGTGTTCTGGTTATGTGGATGGCCGCCGGTTTCGCCATGCTCGAAGCCGGTCTGGTTCGTTCCAAAAACGTTGCAACGATCTGTTTGAAAAACATTGCCCTGTTCGGCATTGCCGGCATTCTGTTTTACCTGATTGGTTACAACCTGATGTACATGAATGTTGACGGTGGTTTCATGGGGTCCTTTGCTGTCTGGGGAGCTGATGATGCCGCTGCTCTGGCTGGTGATTACTCGGCCGGTTACTCTGCCGGTTCCGACTGGTTCTTTCAGATGGTCTTCTGCGGTGCGGCTTGCTCCGTTGTCTCCGGTTGTGTTGCCGAGCGTATCAAGCTGTGGTCCTTCCTGATCTTCTGCGTCGTTCTGACCGGTATTATTTATCCGATCCAGGGGTCCTGGGGCTGGGGCGGCGGTTGGCTGTCTGCCATGGGTTTCTCTGATTATGCCGGTTCCACTCTGGTTCACTCCTGCGGTGGGTGGGCTGCTCTGACCGGTGCCATTATTCTCGGTGCCCGTAAAGGCAAGTACAGCAAGGACGGTCGTGTTAATCCGATCCCCGGTTCCAATATCCCCATGGCCACCATCGGTACTTTTATCCTGTGGATGGGTTGGTTCGGTTTCAACGGCGGTAGTGCTCTGGCTCTGGGCGTTGCCAGCTCCGCTATCGAGCAAGGCGGTGTTTATATCAATACCAACCTGGCTGCCTGCGGTGGCATGATCGCTGCGATGATCGCTGTTCAAATTATGTACAAAAAGACAGACGTTACCATGGCTCTTAACGGTGCTCTGGCTGGTCTGGTCAGTATCACTGCTGGTCCTGCAGCTCCCAGCCCGGGGGCAGCGATTTTGATCGGTGCTGTTGGTGGTGTTCTGGTGGTTCTGGCTGTTCCTTTCTTTGACAAGCTGAAAATCGATGACGTTGTTGGTGCCCTGTCAGTCCACTTGGTGTGCGGCATCTGGGGAACCCTGGCTGTACCTTTCTGCGATGATGGCACCAGCTTTATGACGCAGCTGATCGGTGTTGTCTCCATCGGCGCCTTTGTGGTTGTGACAAGCTCCATCGTTTGGTTGGCCATCAAGTTCACCATTGGTGTTCGTTGTGATGAAGAAGACGAGTACCGTGGTCTGGATATTGCTGAAATCGGTGTTGAAGCGTATCCCGACTTCCAAGCGATTACCAACAAGCGTTAA